A DNA window from Taeniopygia guttata chromosome 8, bTaeGut7.mat, whole genome shotgun sequence contains the following coding sequences:
- the ACOT11 gene encoding acyl-coenzyme A thioesterase 11 isoform X7 has translation MLSFFWLRCLLKMVKGNIIVSEDILSFCCNGLQGSTSPPRAREPGEQEEALGAMASPSAAHNPTEVQMSQLVLPCHTNHRGELSTGQLLKWMDTAACLSAERHAGCPCVTASMDDIYFEHTISVGQVVNIKAKVNRAFNSSMEVGIQVSYEDLCSGKHCSICKAYATFVAQGPLGSKVRLKPLTPQTEEEKIEYSIAAERRRMRLVHKDTLKDLLTSSPRETELETRDGSGAVPAERTRVESVELVLPPHANHQGNTFGGQIMAWMENVATIAASRLCHAHPTLRAIEMFHFRGPSQVGDRLVLKAIVNNAFKNSMEVGVSAEAYGQEMSVSRRHINSAFMTFVVLDQEGHPRTLPMVAPEPGDGERRYREASARKKIRLDRKYVVSCKQTEVPLSVPWDQSNKVYLSYNNVSALKMLVAKANWALAREKEKVRMYTLEEDKFLSFRIEMSVCIPASRAFSLLSNLRRRHEWDSHYVSAELVQKVDDDDMIYHVVSQKLRNENKPQDFVILASRRKPCSKGDPYVVAFRSVTLPTHPARDEFTRGETLCSGFCIWPESEEMSKVAYYNQAMPGYLTYVTTNVAGLSSDICSTFEACEKFLLKNKEDLISRLQDF, from the exons GTGTCTCTTAAAAATGGTCAAGGGGAATATTATAGTCTCTGAAGACATCTTGAGCTTCTGTTGCAATGGCCTCCAG GGCTCGACCTCTCCACCCCGTGCCCGGGAgccaggggagcaggaggaggctcTGGGGGCCATGGCGAGCCCCTCAGCTGCCCACAACCCCACCGAGGTGCAGATGAGccagctggtgctgccctgccacaccAACCACCGTGGTGAGCTCAGCACCGGCCAGCTGCTCAAGTGGATGGACACGGCCGCCTGCCTCTCCG CCGAGAGACACGCCGGCTGCCCGTGCGTCACAGCTTCCATGGATGACATCTACTTTGAGCACACCATTAG TGTCGGGCAAGTTGTCAACATCAAAGCCAAAGTGAACCGAGCCTTTAACTCCAGCATGGAG GTGGGCATCCAGGTGAGCTACGAGGACCTGTGCAGCGGGAAGCACTGCAGCATCTGCAAGGCGTACGCCACCTTCGTGGCACAGGGCCCCTTGGGCAGCAAG gTGCGGCTGAAGCCGCTGACCCCGCAGACGGAGGAGGAGAAGATCGAGTACAGCATCGCCGCCGAGCGCCGCCGCATGCGCCTGGTCCACAAGGACACCCTCAAGGACCTTCTCACCAGCAGCCCCCGGGAAACTG AGCTGGAGACGCGGGACGGCAgcggggcggtgccggcggaACGGACGCGGGTGGAGAGTGtggagctggtgctgcctcCACACGCCAACCACCAGGGCAACACCTTTGGTGGGCAGATCATGGCCTGGATGGAGAACGTGGCCACCATCGCAGCCAG CCGTCTGTGCCATGCCCACCCCACGCTGAGGGCCATCGAGATGTTCCACTTTCGGGGACCGTCGCAAGTTGGAGACCGCCTGGTGCTCAAAGCCATCGTCAACAATGCCTTCAAAAACAG CATGGAGGTGGGGGTCAGCGCCGAGGCCTACGGCCAGGAGATGTCCGTCAGCCGCCGGCACATCAACAGCGCCTTCATGACCTTCGTGGTGCTGGACCAGGAGGGACATCCCCGCACGCTGCCCATGGTGGCACCCGAGCCAGGG GATGGAGAAAGGAGATACAGAGAAGCCAgtgctaggaaaaaaattcgGCTGGACCG AAAATACGTCGTCTCCTGCAAACAGACTGAGGTGCCGCTCTCCGTGCCCTGGGACCAAAGCAACAAG gtTTATCTGAGCTACAACAACGTCTCTGCGCTGAAGATGCTCGTGGCCAAAGCGAACTGGGCGCTCgccagagaaaaggaaaag gTGAGGATGTACACGCTGGAGGAGGACAAGTTCCTGTCCTTCCGCATCGAGATGTCCGTCTGCATCCCGGCCAGCCGAGccttctccctgctctccaACCTGCGGCGCCGGCACGAGTGGGACAGCCACTACGT GAGTGCCGAGCTTGTGCAGAAGGTGGATGACGACGACATGATCTACCACGTGGTGAGCCAGAAGCTCAGGAACGAGAACAAACCGCAGGACTTCGTTATCCTGGCGTCCCGGCGGAAGCCCTGCAGCAAGGG ggacccctACGTGGTGGCCTTTCGGTCGGTGACGCTGCCAACCCACCCTGCCAGAGACGAGTTCACGCGCGGGGAGACTCTCTGCTCCGGGTTCTGCATTTGGCCAGAGTCAGAGGAGATGAGCAAG GTGGCTTATTACAACCAGGCTATGCCGGGGTACCTCACCTACGTCACCACCAACGTGGCGGGACTGTCCTCTGACATCTGCTCCACCTTCGAAGCCTGTGAGAAGTTCCTGCTGAAGAATAAGGAGGACCTGATCTCACGGCTGCAGGACTTCTAG
- the ACOT11 gene encoding acyl-coenzyme A thioesterase 11 isoform X5, with protein sequence MAGTCPRCLLKMVKGNIIVSEDILSFCCNGLQGSTSPPRAREPGEQEEALGAMASPSAAHNPTEVQMSQLVLPCHTNHRGELSTGQLLKWMDTAACLSAERHAGCPCVTASMDDIYFEHTISQPPVSPAGQRDGRSGVGVGQVVNIKAKVNRAFNSSMEVGIQVSYEDLCSGKHCSICKAYATFVAQGPLGSKVRLKPLTPQTEEEKIEYSIAAERRRMRLVHKDTLKDLLTSSPRETELETRDGSGAVPAERTRVESVELVLPPHANHQGNTFGGQIMAWMENVATIAASRLCHAHPTLRAIEMFHFRGPSQVGDRLVLKAIVNNAFKNSMEVGVSAEAYGQEMSVSRRHINSAFMTFVVLDQEGHPRTLPMVAPEPGDGERRYREASARKKIRLDRKYVVSCKQTEVPLSVPWDQSNKVYLSYNNVSALKMLVAKANWALAREKEKVRMYTLEEDKFLSFRIEMSVCIPASRAFSLLSNLRRRHEWDSHYVSAELVQKVDDDDMIYHVVSQKLRNENKPQDFVILASRRKPCSKGDPYVVAFRSVTLPTHPARDEFTRGETLCSGFCIWPESEEMSKVAYYNQAMPGYLTYVTTNVAGLSSDICSTFEACEKFLLKNKEDLISRLQDF encoded by the exons ATGGCAGGCACCTGCCCCAG GTGTCTCTTAAAAATGGTCAAGGGGAATATTATAGTCTCTGAAGACATCTTGAGCTTCTGTTGCAATGGCCTCCAG GGCTCGACCTCTCCACCCCGTGCCCGGGAgccaggggagcaggaggaggctcTGGGGGCCATGGCGAGCCCCTCAGCTGCCCACAACCCCACCGAGGTGCAGATGAGccagctggtgctgccctgccacaccAACCACCGTGGTGAGCTCAGCACCGGCCAGCTGCTCAAGTGGATGGACACGGCCGCCTGCCTCTCCG CCGAGAGACACGCCGGCTGCCCGTGCGTCACAGCTTCCATGGATGACATCTACTTTGAGCACACCATTAG CCAGCCGCCTGTAAGCCCCGCTGGGCAGCGGGACGGGAGGAGCGGTGTCGG TGTCGGGCAAGTTGTCAACATCAAAGCCAAAGTGAACCGAGCCTTTAACTCCAGCATGGAG GTGGGCATCCAGGTGAGCTACGAGGACCTGTGCAGCGGGAAGCACTGCAGCATCTGCAAGGCGTACGCCACCTTCGTGGCACAGGGCCCCTTGGGCAGCAAG gTGCGGCTGAAGCCGCTGACCCCGCAGACGGAGGAGGAGAAGATCGAGTACAGCATCGCCGCCGAGCGCCGCCGCATGCGCCTGGTCCACAAGGACACCCTCAAGGACCTTCTCACCAGCAGCCCCCGGGAAACTG AGCTGGAGACGCGGGACGGCAgcggggcggtgccggcggaACGGACGCGGGTGGAGAGTGtggagctggtgctgcctcCACACGCCAACCACCAGGGCAACACCTTTGGTGGGCAGATCATGGCCTGGATGGAGAACGTGGCCACCATCGCAGCCAG CCGTCTGTGCCATGCCCACCCCACGCTGAGGGCCATCGAGATGTTCCACTTTCGGGGACCGTCGCAAGTTGGAGACCGCCTGGTGCTCAAAGCCATCGTCAACAATGCCTTCAAAAACAG CATGGAGGTGGGGGTCAGCGCCGAGGCCTACGGCCAGGAGATGTCCGTCAGCCGCCGGCACATCAACAGCGCCTTCATGACCTTCGTGGTGCTGGACCAGGAGGGACATCCCCGCACGCTGCCCATGGTGGCACCCGAGCCAGGG GATGGAGAAAGGAGATACAGAGAAGCCAgtgctaggaaaaaaattcgGCTGGACCG AAAATACGTCGTCTCCTGCAAACAGACTGAGGTGCCGCTCTCCGTGCCCTGGGACCAAAGCAACAAG gtTTATCTGAGCTACAACAACGTCTCTGCGCTGAAGATGCTCGTGGCCAAAGCGAACTGGGCGCTCgccagagaaaaggaaaag gTGAGGATGTACACGCTGGAGGAGGACAAGTTCCTGTCCTTCCGCATCGAGATGTCCGTCTGCATCCCGGCCAGCCGAGccttctccctgctctccaACCTGCGGCGCCGGCACGAGTGGGACAGCCACTACGT GAGTGCCGAGCTTGTGCAGAAGGTGGATGACGACGACATGATCTACCACGTGGTGAGCCAGAAGCTCAGGAACGAGAACAAACCGCAGGACTTCGTTATCCTGGCGTCCCGGCGGAAGCCCTGCAGCAAGGG ggacccctACGTGGTGGCCTTTCGGTCGGTGACGCTGCCAACCCACCCTGCCAGAGACGAGTTCACGCGCGGGGAGACTCTCTGCTCCGGGTTCTGCATTTGGCCAGAGTCAGAGGAGATGAGCAAG GTGGCTTATTACAACCAGGCTATGCCGGGGTACCTCACCTACGTCACCACCAACGTGGCGGGACTGTCCTCTGACATCTGCTCCACCTTCGAAGCCTGTGAGAAGTTCCTGCTGAAGAATAAGGAGGACCTGATCTCACGGCTGCAGGACTTCTAG
- the ACOT11 gene encoding acyl-coenzyme A thioesterase 11 isoform X1 — MGAAKSTRAGGSTSPPRAREPGEQEEALGAMASPSAAHNPTEVQMSQLVLPCHTNHRGELSTGQLLKWMDTAACLSAERHAGCPCVTASMDDIYFEHTISVGQVVNIKAKVNRAFNSSMEVGIQVSYEDLCSGKHCSICKAYATFVAQGPLGSKVRLKPLTPQTEEEKIEYSIAAERRRMRLVHKDTLKDLLTSSPRETELETRDGSGAVPAERTRVESVELVLPPHANHQGNTFGGQIMAWMENVATIAASRLCHAHPTLRAIEMFHFRGPSQVGDRLVLKAIVNNAFKNSMEVGVSAEAYGQEMSVSRRHINSAFMTFVVLDQEGHPRTLPMVAPEPGDGERRYREASARKKIRLDRKYVVSCKQTEVPLSVPWDQSNKVYLSYNNVSALKMLVAKANWALAREKEKVRMYTLEEDKFLSFRIEMSVCIPASRAFSLLSNLRRRHEWDSHYVSAELVQKVDDDDMIYHVVSQKLRNENKPQDFVILASRRKPCSKGDPYVVAFRSVTLPTHPARDEFTRGETLCSGFCIWPESEEMSKVAYYNQAMPGYLTYVTTNVAGLSSDICSTFEACEKFLLKNKEDLISRLQDF, encoded by the exons ATGGGAGCTGCAAAGAGCACTCGGGCAGGG GGCTCGACCTCTCCACCCCGTGCCCGGGAgccaggggagcaggaggaggctcTGGGGGCCATGGCGAGCCCCTCAGCTGCCCACAACCCCACCGAGGTGCAGATGAGccagctggtgctgccctgccacaccAACCACCGTGGTGAGCTCAGCACCGGCCAGCTGCTCAAGTGGATGGACACGGCCGCCTGCCTCTCCG CCGAGAGACACGCCGGCTGCCCGTGCGTCACAGCTTCCATGGATGACATCTACTTTGAGCACACCATTAG TGTCGGGCAAGTTGTCAACATCAAAGCCAAAGTGAACCGAGCCTTTAACTCCAGCATGGAG GTGGGCATCCAGGTGAGCTACGAGGACCTGTGCAGCGGGAAGCACTGCAGCATCTGCAAGGCGTACGCCACCTTCGTGGCACAGGGCCCCTTGGGCAGCAAG gTGCGGCTGAAGCCGCTGACCCCGCAGACGGAGGAGGAGAAGATCGAGTACAGCATCGCCGCCGAGCGCCGCCGCATGCGCCTGGTCCACAAGGACACCCTCAAGGACCTTCTCACCAGCAGCCCCCGGGAAACTG AGCTGGAGACGCGGGACGGCAgcggggcggtgccggcggaACGGACGCGGGTGGAGAGTGtggagctggtgctgcctcCACACGCCAACCACCAGGGCAACACCTTTGGTGGGCAGATCATGGCCTGGATGGAGAACGTGGCCACCATCGCAGCCAG CCGTCTGTGCCATGCCCACCCCACGCTGAGGGCCATCGAGATGTTCCACTTTCGGGGACCGTCGCAAGTTGGAGACCGCCTGGTGCTCAAAGCCATCGTCAACAATGCCTTCAAAAACAG CATGGAGGTGGGGGTCAGCGCCGAGGCCTACGGCCAGGAGATGTCCGTCAGCCGCCGGCACATCAACAGCGCCTTCATGACCTTCGTGGTGCTGGACCAGGAGGGACATCCCCGCACGCTGCCCATGGTGGCACCCGAGCCAGGG GATGGAGAAAGGAGATACAGAGAAGCCAgtgctaggaaaaaaattcgGCTGGACCG AAAATACGTCGTCTCCTGCAAACAGACTGAGGTGCCGCTCTCCGTGCCCTGGGACCAAAGCAACAAG gtTTATCTGAGCTACAACAACGTCTCTGCGCTGAAGATGCTCGTGGCCAAAGCGAACTGGGCGCTCgccagagaaaaggaaaag gTGAGGATGTACACGCTGGAGGAGGACAAGTTCCTGTCCTTCCGCATCGAGATGTCCGTCTGCATCCCGGCCAGCCGAGccttctccctgctctccaACCTGCGGCGCCGGCACGAGTGGGACAGCCACTACGT GAGTGCCGAGCTTGTGCAGAAGGTGGATGACGACGACATGATCTACCACGTGGTGAGCCAGAAGCTCAGGAACGAGAACAAACCGCAGGACTTCGTTATCCTGGCGTCCCGGCGGAAGCCCTGCAGCAAGGG ggacccctACGTGGTGGCCTTTCGGTCGGTGACGCTGCCAACCCACCCTGCCAGAGACGAGTTCACGCGCGGGGAGACTCTCTGCTCCGGGTTCTGCATTTGGCCAGAGTCAGAGGAGATGAGCAAG GTGGCTTATTACAACCAGGCTATGCCGGGGTACCTCACCTACGTCACCACCAACGTGGCGGGACTGTCCTCTGACATCTGCTCCACCTTCGAAGCCTGTGAGAAGTTCCTGCTGAAGAATAAGGAGGACCTGATCTCACGGCTGCAGGACTTCTAG
- the ACOT11 gene encoding acyl-coenzyme A thioesterase 11 isoform X4, with protein MLSFFWLRCLLKMVKGNIIVSEDILSFCCNGLQGSTSPPRAREPGEQEEALGAMASPSAAHNPTEVQMSQLVLPCHTNHRGELSTGQLLKWMDTAACLSAERHAGCPCVTASMDDIYFEHTISQPPVSPAGQRDGRSGVGVGQVVNIKAKVNRAFNSSMEVGIQVSYEDLCSGKHCSICKAYATFVAQGPLGSKVRLKPLTPQTEEEKIEYSIAAERRRMRLVHKDTLKDLLTSSPRETELETRDGSGAVPAERTRVESVELVLPPHANHQGNTFGGQIMAWMENVATIAASRLCHAHPTLRAIEMFHFRGPSQVGDRLVLKAIVNNAFKNSMEVGVSAEAYGQEMSVSRRHINSAFMTFVVLDQEGHPRTLPMVAPEPGDGERRYREASARKKIRLDRKYVVSCKQTEVPLSVPWDQSNKVYLSYNNVSALKMLVAKANWALAREKEKVRMYTLEEDKFLSFRIEMSVCIPASRAFSLLSNLRRRHEWDSHYVSAELVQKVDDDDMIYHVVSQKLRNENKPQDFVILASRRKPCSKGDPYVVAFRSVTLPTHPARDEFTRGETLCSGFCIWPESEEMSKVAYYNQAMPGYLTYVTTNVAGLSSDICSTFEACEKFLLKNKEDLISRLQDF; from the exons GTGTCTCTTAAAAATGGTCAAGGGGAATATTATAGTCTCTGAAGACATCTTGAGCTTCTGTTGCAATGGCCTCCAG GGCTCGACCTCTCCACCCCGTGCCCGGGAgccaggggagcaggaggaggctcTGGGGGCCATGGCGAGCCCCTCAGCTGCCCACAACCCCACCGAGGTGCAGATGAGccagctggtgctgccctgccacaccAACCACCGTGGTGAGCTCAGCACCGGCCAGCTGCTCAAGTGGATGGACACGGCCGCCTGCCTCTCCG CCGAGAGACACGCCGGCTGCCCGTGCGTCACAGCTTCCATGGATGACATCTACTTTGAGCACACCATTAG CCAGCCGCCTGTAAGCCCCGCTGGGCAGCGGGACGGGAGGAGCGGTGTCGG TGTCGGGCAAGTTGTCAACATCAAAGCCAAAGTGAACCGAGCCTTTAACTCCAGCATGGAG GTGGGCATCCAGGTGAGCTACGAGGACCTGTGCAGCGGGAAGCACTGCAGCATCTGCAAGGCGTACGCCACCTTCGTGGCACAGGGCCCCTTGGGCAGCAAG gTGCGGCTGAAGCCGCTGACCCCGCAGACGGAGGAGGAGAAGATCGAGTACAGCATCGCCGCCGAGCGCCGCCGCATGCGCCTGGTCCACAAGGACACCCTCAAGGACCTTCTCACCAGCAGCCCCCGGGAAACTG AGCTGGAGACGCGGGACGGCAgcggggcggtgccggcggaACGGACGCGGGTGGAGAGTGtggagctggtgctgcctcCACACGCCAACCACCAGGGCAACACCTTTGGTGGGCAGATCATGGCCTGGATGGAGAACGTGGCCACCATCGCAGCCAG CCGTCTGTGCCATGCCCACCCCACGCTGAGGGCCATCGAGATGTTCCACTTTCGGGGACCGTCGCAAGTTGGAGACCGCCTGGTGCTCAAAGCCATCGTCAACAATGCCTTCAAAAACAG CATGGAGGTGGGGGTCAGCGCCGAGGCCTACGGCCAGGAGATGTCCGTCAGCCGCCGGCACATCAACAGCGCCTTCATGACCTTCGTGGTGCTGGACCAGGAGGGACATCCCCGCACGCTGCCCATGGTGGCACCCGAGCCAGGG GATGGAGAAAGGAGATACAGAGAAGCCAgtgctaggaaaaaaattcgGCTGGACCG AAAATACGTCGTCTCCTGCAAACAGACTGAGGTGCCGCTCTCCGTGCCCTGGGACCAAAGCAACAAG gtTTATCTGAGCTACAACAACGTCTCTGCGCTGAAGATGCTCGTGGCCAAAGCGAACTGGGCGCTCgccagagaaaaggaaaag gTGAGGATGTACACGCTGGAGGAGGACAAGTTCCTGTCCTTCCGCATCGAGATGTCCGTCTGCATCCCGGCCAGCCGAGccttctccctgctctccaACCTGCGGCGCCGGCACGAGTGGGACAGCCACTACGT GAGTGCCGAGCTTGTGCAGAAGGTGGATGACGACGACATGATCTACCACGTGGTGAGCCAGAAGCTCAGGAACGAGAACAAACCGCAGGACTTCGTTATCCTGGCGTCCCGGCGGAAGCCCTGCAGCAAGGG ggacccctACGTGGTGGCCTTTCGGTCGGTGACGCTGCCAACCCACCCTGCCAGAGACGAGTTCACGCGCGGGGAGACTCTCTGCTCCGGGTTCTGCATTTGGCCAGAGTCAGAGGAGATGAGCAAG GTGGCTTATTACAACCAGGCTATGCCGGGGTACCTCACCTACGTCACCACCAACGTGGCGGGACTGTCCTCTGACATCTGCTCCACCTTCGAAGCCTGTGAGAAGTTCCTGCTGAAGAATAAGGAGGACCTGATCTCACGGCTGCAGGACTTCTAG
- the ACOT11 gene encoding acyl-coenzyme A thioesterase 11 isoform X6: MVKGNIIVSEDILSFCCNGLQGSTSPPRAREPGEQEEALGAMASPSAAHNPTEVQMSQLVLPCHTNHRGELSTGQLLKWMDTAACLSAERHAGCPCVTASMDDIYFEHTISQPPVSPAGQRDGRSGVGVGQVVNIKAKVNRAFNSSMEVGIQVSYEDLCSGKHCSICKAYATFVAQGPLGSKVRLKPLTPQTEEEKIEYSIAAERRRMRLVHKDTLKDLLTSSPRETELETRDGSGAVPAERTRVESVELVLPPHANHQGNTFGGQIMAWMENVATIAASRLCHAHPTLRAIEMFHFRGPSQVGDRLVLKAIVNNAFKNSMEVGVSAEAYGQEMSVSRRHINSAFMTFVVLDQEGHPRTLPMVAPEPGDGERRYREASARKKIRLDRKYVVSCKQTEVPLSVPWDQSNKVYLSYNNVSALKMLVAKANWALAREKEKVRMYTLEEDKFLSFRIEMSVCIPASRAFSLLSNLRRRHEWDSHYVSAELVQKVDDDDMIYHVVSQKLRNENKPQDFVILASRRKPCSKGDPYVVAFRSVTLPTHPARDEFTRGETLCSGFCIWPESEEMSKVAYYNQAMPGYLTYVTTNVAGLSSDICSTFEACEKFLLKNKEDLISRLQDF; the protein is encoded by the exons ATGGTCAAGGGGAATATTATAGTCTCTGAAGACATCTTGAGCTTCTGTTGCAATGGCCTCCAG GGCTCGACCTCTCCACCCCGTGCCCGGGAgccaggggagcaggaggaggctcTGGGGGCCATGGCGAGCCCCTCAGCTGCCCACAACCCCACCGAGGTGCAGATGAGccagctggtgctgccctgccacaccAACCACCGTGGTGAGCTCAGCACCGGCCAGCTGCTCAAGTGGATGGACACGGCCGCCTGCCTCTCCG CCGAGAGACACGCCGGCTGCCCGTGCGTCACAGCTTCCATGGATGACATCTACTTTGAGCACACCATTAG CCAGCCGCCTGTAAGCCCCGCTGGGCAGCGGGACGGGAGGAGCGGTGTCGG TGTCGGGCAAGTTGTCAACATCAAAGCCAAAGTGAACCGAGCCTTTAACTCCAGCATGGAG GTGGGCATCCAGGTGAGCTACGAGGACCTGTGCAGCGGGAAGCACTGCAGCATCTGCAAGGCGTACGCCACCTTCGTGGCACAGGGCCCCTTGGGCAGCAAG gTGCGGCTGAAGCCGCTGACCCCGCAGACGGAGGAGGAGAAGATCGAGTACAGCATCGCCGCCGAGCGCCGCCGCATGCGCCTGGTCCACAAGGACACCCTCAAGGACCTTCTCACCAGCAGCCCCCGGGAAACTG AGCTGGAGACGCGGGACGGCAgcggggcggtgccggcggaACGGACGCGGGTGGAGAGTGtggagctggtgctgcctcCACACGCCAACCACCAGGGCAACACCTTTGGTGGGCAGATCATGGCCTGGATGGAGAACGTGGCCACCATCGCAGCCAG CCGTCTGTGCCATGCCCACCCCACGCTGAGGGCCATCGAGATGTTCCACTTTCGGGGACCGTCGCAAGTTGGAGACCGCCTGGTGCTCAAAGCCATCGTCAACAATGCCTTCAAAAACAG CATGGAGGTGGGGGTCAGCGCCGAGGCCTACGGCCAGGAGATGTCCGTCAGCCGCCGGCACATCAACAGCGCCTTCATGACCTTCGTGGTGCTGGACCAGGAGGGACATCCCCGCACGCTGCCCATGGTGGCACCCGAGCCAGGG GATGGAGAAAGGAGATACAGAGAAGCCAgtgctaggaaaaaaattcgGCTGGACCG AAAATACGTCGTCTCCTGCAAACAGACTGAGGTGCCGCTCTCCGTGCCCTGGGACCAAAGCAACAAG gtTTATCTGAGCTACAACAACGTCTCTGCGCTGAAGATGCTCGTGGCCAAAGCGAACTGGGCGCTCgccagagaaaaggaaaag gTGAGGATGTACACGCTGGAGGAGGACAAGTTCCTGTCCTTCCGCATCGAGATGTCCGTCTGCATCCCGGCCAGCCGAGccttctccctgctctccaACCTGCGGCGCCGGCACGAGTGGGACAGCCACTACGT GAGTGCCGAGCTTGTGCAGAAGGTGGATGACGACGACATGATCTACCACGTGGTGAGCCAGAAGCTCAGGAACGAGAACAAACCGCAGGACTTCGTTATCCTGGCGTCCCGGCGGAAGCCCTGCAGCAAGGG ggacccctACGTGGTGGCCTTTCGGTCGGTGACGCTGCCAACCCACCCTGCCAGAGACGAGTTCACGCGCGGGGAGACTCTCTGCTCCGGGTTCTGCATTTGGCCAGAGTCAGAGGAGATGAGCAAG GTGGCTTATTACAACCAGGCTATGCCGGGGTACCTCACCTACGTCACCACCAACGTGGCGGGACTGTCCTCTGACATCTGCTCCACCTTCGAAGCCTGTGAGAAGTTCCTGCTGAAGAATAAGGAGGACCTGATCTCACGGCTGCAGGACTTCTAG